One stretch of Hydrogenovibrio kuenenii DSM 12350 DNA includes these proteins:
- a CDS encoding inorganic phosphate transporter — MEFRNINEIEDATQKSRKEMFRLGASLLFIISIMIFSANLHLGTGSFSIELIVGAMIGGYMAMNIGANDVANNVGPAVGSKAVTLTGAIIIAAICESAGALIAGGDVVNTIKNGIIDPALIENSHTFVWLMMAALLSGAIWLNIATAVGAPVSTTHSIVGGVLGAGIAAAGWDIANWDKMGSIVASWVISPVIGGAIAAAFLLWIKRSITYKEDMIAAARKMVPIMVSIMAWAFSTYLILKGFKKIWKTDFSIATLIGLIVAIVVYIIVKQVMKGQSIHMKNEKASVNTLFTIPLIFAAALLSFAHGANDVANAVGPLAAINDAIVHDGVASTASIPLWIMLIGALGISLGLALFGPKLIKTVGEEITDLDQMRAFSIAMAAAITVIVASQLGLPVSSTHIAVGGIFGVGFLREYLKRNHAKTLQNIREHYQSLGQTDVDQYIKQFSSASLIQKKQMLAELKQHKASIELTKKERKSLNKVYQKELVKRSAFLKIVAAWLITVPASALIAALIYFTIRGIMLP; from the coding sequence ATGGAATTTCGAAATATAAATGAAATTGAAGATGCTACTCAAAAGAGTCGCAAAGAGATGTTCCGCTTAGGGGCATCACTGCTTTTTATTATCTCCATTATGATCTTTTCTGCGAACCTTCACCTTGGAACGGGTTCTTTCAGCATTGAGCTCATTGTCGGTGCGATGATTGGTGGCTACATGGCCATGAATATCGGTGCTAATGATGTCGCCAATAATGTTGGACCTGCGGTTGGTTCAAAAGCCGTTACATTGACCGGCGCAATTATTATTGCTGCTATCTGTGAATCTGCCGGGGCATTGATTGCTGGCGGCGATGTTGTAAACACCATTAAAAATGGCATCATAGACCCAGCACTTATTGAAAATAGCCATACCTTTGTTTGGTTAATGATGGCAGCTCTTTTATCTGGTGCTATTTGGCTAAATATTGCTACTGCTGTTGGCGCACCAGTTTCAACAACGCACTCCATTGTTGGCGGTGTACTCGGCGCAGGTATCGCTGCCGCCGGCTGGGACATTGCAAACTGGGATAAAATGGGCTCTATTGTTGCAAGCTGGGTCATCTCACCTGTAATAGGCGGAGCCATTGCTGCTGCCTTTCTGCTTTGGATCAAGCGCAGTATTACTTACAAAGAAGACATGATCGCGGCCGCCCGCAAAATGGTTCCCATTATGGTTTCCATCATGGCATGGGCATTCTCAACCTATCTCATTCTAAAAGGCTTCAAAAAGATTTGGAAAACCGATTTCTCTATCGCAACGCTTATCGGTCTTATTGTCGCTATTGTGGTTTACATCATCGTCAAACAAGTCATGAAGGGTCAATCAATACATATGAAAAATGAAAAGGCGAGTGTAAACACCCTTTTCACGATTCCTCTTATCTTTGCTGCAGCACTCCTTAGCTTTGCTCATGGTGCCAATGATGTCGCAAATGCCGTAGGGCCTTTAGCTGCAATCAATGATGCCATCGTTCATGACGGCGTTGCATCGACAGCAAGCATTCCTCTTTGGATTATGCTTATTGGCGCCCTAGGGATTAGTTTAGGCTTAGCTTTATTTGGTCCTAAACTGATAAAAACAGTGGGCGAAGAAATTACTGATTTAGATCAAATGCGGGCCTTTTCGATCGCCATGGCTGCAGCTATTACAGTTATCGTGGCATCACAACTAGGTTTACCTGTCAGCTCAACACACATTGCAGTTGGTGGGATTTTCGGTGTTGGATTTCTGCGGGAATATTTAAAGCGCAATCATGCAAAAACCCTGCAAAACATTCGGGAGCACTATCAAAGTCTCGGACAAACCGATGTTGACCAATACATTAAGCAATTTTCTAGTGCTAGCCTTATTCAAAAAAAGCAAATGTTGGCAGAATTAAAGCAACATAAAGCTTCTATTGAGCTGACCAAAAAAGAACGTAAATCTTTAAATAAGGTTTATCAAAAAGAGTTAGTTAAGCGTTCTGCCTTTCTGAAAATTGTTGCTGCATGGCTTATTACCGTACCCGCTTCTGCATTAATTGCAGCACTGATTTACTTCACGATTAGAGGCATTATGCTACCGTAA
- a CDS encoding 2Fe-2S iron-sulfur cluster-binding protein, translated as MHKITVIGQGECEFDGQFSLLECLDEAGFDMPYSCRGGNCGACEVRLLSGSIENIQEAVYETEGQDILTCSVIPTSDIEIELI; from the coding sequence ATGCATAAAATTACCGTAATTGGGCAAGGTGAATGTGAATTTGATGGACAGTTCTCACTTTTAGAATGCTTAGATGAAGCTGGCTTTGATATGCCCTATAGCTGCCGTGGTGGCAACTGTGGTGCCTGTGAAGTACGTTTACTATCAGGCAGCATCGAAAACATTCAAGAAGCAGTTTATGAGACAGAGGGACAAGATATTCTGACTTGTAGTGTTATCCCTACTTCAGATATTGAAATAGAGTTAATTTAA
- a CDS encoding DsrE family protein — protein sequence MKQFIIPKPFQLNLIALIVLIALPVISHADMTKQANHTLKVLPELQIPPSDRFPGDPPEHKAVYMWNKSDPDYQTHILNSIQAMITEFGDNVGIAVVAIGPGIHVLAKHPQRKVPPEIYARVKSLATDYHVRWIACGNTMKTIGWTDKDMRPFAEYAQVGAAALMALQEKGYKLLVW from the coding sequence ATGAAACAGTTCATCATTCCCAAACCTTTCCAATTAAACTTAATTGCTTTAATTGTACTCATTGCTTTGCCGGTTATAAGTCACGCAGATATGACCAAACAAGCAAACCACACTTTAAAAGTCCTTCCCGAACTTCAAATACCACCAAGCGACCGTTTCCCGGGTGACCCACCGGAACATAAAGCGGTTTACATGTGGAATAAATCTGACCCAGACTATCAAACACATATTCTTAACTCAATCCAAGCTATGATTACTGAATTCGGTGACAATGTTGGCATTGCAGTGGTTGCTATCGGCCCTGGTATTCACGTATTGGCAAAACATCCACAACGAAAAGTCCCTCCCGAAATCTACGCTCGAGTGAAAAGTTTGGCGACAGATTATCATGTTCGATGGATTGCTTGCGGAAACACAATGAAAACCATTGGTTGGACCGACAAGGACATGCGCCCTTTTGCGGAATATGCTCAAGTTGGTGCTGCTGCACTCATGGCCTTACAAGAAAAAGGCTACAAACTACTCGTTTGGTAA
- a CDS encoding BolA family protein: MSLQAVIESKIQTAFQVKYLAIENESHMHSGSAVESHFKMTLVANEFEGMSKVKRHQAVYKALAEEMPKFHALALHTFSPTEWQETPSVADSPLCQGGGK, encoded by the coding sequence ATGAGTTTACAAGCTGTAATAGAATCGAAAATCCAAACAGCATTTCAAGTTAAGTATTTAGCCATAGAGAACGAAAGTCATATGCACTCAGGATCTGCAGTTGAATCACACTTTAAAATGACGCTAGTAGCCAATGAGTTTGAGGGGATGTCAAAGGTAAAAAGGCATCAAGCTGTATATAAAGCTTTAGCCGAAGAAATGCCAAAGTTTCATGCCTTGGCATTACATACGTTTTCGCCGACAGAGTGGCAAGAAACACCTAGTGTTGCGGACTCTCCGTTATGTCAAGGCGGTGGAAAGTAG
- a CDS encoding symmetrical bis(5'-nucleosyl)-tetraphosphatase, with the protein MATYIIGDLQGCYDDLMNLLDKIKYDPAKDELWFAGDIVNRGPKSLECLRFVKNLGDSGKMVLGNHDFHLLAAYAGLDKYRAKTDTLQPILKAKDADDLINWLRHQPLFVEHSKFPAVMVHAGIPPQWSIKQAKERAQEVEAVIQADDWKKSLKHHLFGSEPNEWDDKLKDWDRIRYILNALVRMRYCDKNGKLEFKSKMAPSGTILKSKYQPWFCFEERQNLDKQIFFGHWSTLGAIDAYEIHSTDTGCLWGGQLTAYCLDTNQRHTVNCPENCRK; encoded by the coding sequence ATGGCAACCTATATCATAGGAGACTTACAGGGCTGTTATGATGACTTAATGAATTTGTTGGATAAAATCAAATATGATCCGGCAAAAGACGAACTCTGGTTTGCTGGAGACATCGTAAATCGTGGCCCAAAATCTTTAGAGTGCTTGAGGTTTGTAAAAAACCTTGGCGATTCAGGCAAAATGGTACTTGGTAACCATGACTTCCACTTATTGGCAGCCTATGCAGGGCTTGATAAATACCGAGCAAAGACAGATACACTCCAACCTATCCTAAAAGCAAAAGATGCTGACGACCTCATTAACTGGCTAAGGCATCAACCATTATTTGTTGAGCATTCTAAATTTCCTGCTGTAATGGTTCACGCTGGCATTCCTCCACAATGGTCCATTAAACAGGCTAAAGAGCGCGCTCAAGAAGTCGAAGCAGTGATTCAAGCAGACGACTGGAAAAAAAGCCTTAAGCACCATCTTTTTGGCAGTGAACCCAACGAATGGGACGACAAATTAAAAGACTGGGACCGTATTCGCTATATTCTAAATGCGTTAGTTAGAATGCGTTATTGTGATAAAAATGGCAAACTTGAATTTAAAAGTAAAATGGCACCATCAGGTACAATCCTAAAATCCAAGTACCAACCTTGGTTTTGTTTTGAAGAACGACAAAACCTCGATAAGCAAATTTTCTTCGGGCACTGGTCAACACTTGGCGCAATCGATGCTTATGAAATTCATTCAACAGATACAGGCTGCTTATGGGGTGGACAACTCACGGCATACTGTTTGGATACCAATCAAAGGCATACGGTAAACTGTCCAGAAAATTGCCGTAAATAA
- the rsmA gene encoding 16S rRNA (adenine(1518)-N(6)/adenine(1519)-N(6))-dimethyltransferase RsmA, translating into MKPKRGHSGYQHKKRFGQNFLNNQTIIDRIVMSIQPKPEQHLVEIGPGEAALTAPLLEVVRKLDIIEIDNDLIKPLTQRFSQNKAFHLHHHDALTFDYASLIEKSEEDEATPLRVVGNLPYNISSPLLFHLLNYAPLIRDMHFMLQKEVVDRMTAEPGSKTFGRLSVMIQYACQAEYLFTVGPANFTPPPKVDSAIVRLSPYPTKPFQATNEEAFGKLVKQAFSQKRKTLRNNLKGLLSSEQIEACGISPSDRAESIGVEGFVKLANLYQETL; encoded by the coding sequence ATGAAACCTAAACGCGGTCATTCAGGATATCAACACAAAAAACGTTTCGGTCAGAACTTCTTAAATAACCAGACAATCATTGACCGTATCGTTATGTCTATCCAACCAAAACCAGAACAACACTTGGTAGAAATTGGCCCTGGTGAAGCTGCTTTAACAGCACCATTACTTGAAGTCGTTCGCAAACTCGACATTATCGAAATAGACAACGACTTGATTAAGCCACTAACACAACGTTTTAGCCAAAATAAAGCTTTCCACCTTCACCATCATGATGCCTTAACGTTTGATTATGCATCACTGATAGAGAAATCCGAAGAAGATGAAGCTACCCCATTGAGAGTTGTTGGCAATCTTCCCTATAATATTTCCAGCCCACTTCTTTTTCATTTACTGAACTATGCGCCTTTAATTCGCGACATGCATTTTATGCTACAAAAAGAAGTCGTAGATCGTATGACGGCTGAACCAGGAAGTAAGACATTCGGACGACTAAGCGTAATGATTCAATACGCTTGCCAAGCTGAATATTTATTTACCGTAGGACCGGCAAATTTTACACCGCCACCCAAAGTAGATTCAGCGATTGTCCGATTATCACCTTATCCAACAAAGCCATTTCAGGCCACAAACGAAGAAGCTTTTGGTAAGCTGGTTAAACAAGCTTTTTCACAAAAACGTAAAACCTTACGTAATAATTTAAAAGGCTTGCTATCTTCGGAACAAATAGAAGCTTGTGGCATCTCACCTTCAGATAGAGCTGAAAGCATTGGTGTTGAAGGGTTTGTAAAACTCGCGAACCTTTATCAGGAGACTTTGTAA
- the pdxA gene encoding 4-hydroxythreonine-4-phosphate dehydrogenase PdxA produces the protein MPKVKRIVITSGEPAGIGPEQIVQLANSDIDLGSNVEWVVIGNKDLLEARAKQIGLSINIEAFDVSTLASKNLPGWVKLIDIPLAAPSIAGQLNVKNADYVLQMLDTAIQGCMSGDFDAMVTGPIHKGIINEAGLKFTGHTELLAETSGAEQVVMMLATPQLRVPLVTTHLPLREVPDAITPELLESVIRILHDSLQNQFGIARPKIFIMGLNPHAGEDGHLGTEELTTINPVIHKLQQEGMDLIGSLPADTIFSPTNLEAADAFLAMYHDQGLPVLKTLGFGKAVNVTLGLPFIRTSVDHGTALSIAGTGQADINSFHYAIQVAIEMTGAS, from the coding sequence ATGCCCAAGGTTAAGCGCATTGTCATTACATCTGGTGAGCCTGCAGGCATCGGTCCTGAACAGATCGTACAATTAGCCAATTCTGACATTGATCTTGGTTCCAATGTCGAATGGGTCGTAATTGGCAATAAAGACCTACTTGAAGCACGTGCTAAGCAAATCGGCTTATCAATTAACATAGAAGCTTTTGACGTCAGTACCCTTGCTAGCAAAAATCTACCAGGCTGGGTCAAGCTGATTGACATACCCCTTGCTGCCCCCTCTATCGCGGGACAGCTTAATGTTAAAAATGCCGACTACGTTTTACAAATGCTGGATACTGCCATTCAAGGCTGTATGTCTGGTGATTTCGATGCCATGGTTACCGGTCCGATACATAAAGGCATCATCAATGAGGCAGGTCTGAAATTTACTGGACACACTGAACTTCTGGCCGAGACTTCCGGCGCCGAACAAGTTGTCATGATGCTGGCAACACCACAACTTCGCGTGCCGTTGGTAACGACTCATTTGCCATTACGAGAAGTACCAGATGCCATTACACCTGAATTGCTGGAAAGTGTTATTCGCATTTTGCATGACTCGCTACAGAATCAATTTGGCATTGCACGCCCAAAAATCTTTATTATGGGGCTTAACCCACATGCAGGCGAAGATGGGCACTTGGGCACAGAAGAGCTCACAACCATTAACCCTGTTATCCATAAACTTCAACAAGAAGGCATGGATCTTATTGGCAGCTTACCTGCTGACACCATTTTCAGCCCAACAAACTTAGAAGCTGCTGATGCATTTTTAGCGATGTATCACGATCAGGGATTGCCTGTGTTGAAGACGCTTGGATTTGGAAAAGCCGTTAATGTTACCTTGGGTCTACCTTTTATCAGAACATCGGTTGATCACGGTACCGCACTAAGTATTGCCGGCACAGGTCAAGCTGACATCAATAGTTTTCATTATGCAATACAAGTCGCCATTGAGATGACAGGAGCATCATGA
- a CDS encoding peptidylprolyl isomerase has translation MTLSKFWQRNLILFAFITLLPSVLLAAPEKGQLLDRIVATVNDDIILKSELDRQVATTEKDLTARNVQITDIEQLKRKVLDKMIMEKLQLQRIKAHGIQVQDEEVLGQIQQIAKRNNLTVLELRDRLNLSEPDGFKHFRQRIRQQMLFQKLRQVEVLDQTQVTEDEINSYLQRQSLIQNNFEYHVGHIMVNLPDSATPEQRDKAKQKAEAILERLQDGEDFSQVAVRYSEGSKALNGGDLGWLTTDQIPTFFTNTVESLKVGQLSNIIHSPVGYHIIKLLGKRDKGSKLVEQYHLYRFILLSDNAKKQSNPPKALIELAKNIKSLEDFKKLNKKYSDIPASVNAHGNLGWQTTQQMPLEYAKAISDVPPKHAAIPFATEKGWVILFVDGKRLQDMNAAGKRKQAEETLRLKKANEAYEIWLRRLKDDAVININLGKQNDLDSEKMDDK, from the coding sequence ATGACACTTTCAAAGTTCTGGCAACGCAACTTAATCCTCTTCGCCTTCATCACACTCCTTCCTTCTGTATTATTAGCAGCACCGGAAAAAGGGCAATTACTTGATCGCATCGTGGCGACCGTAAATGATGACATTATCTTAAAAAGTGAACTGGATCGACAGGTTGCTACCACCGAAAAAGATTTGACTGCCCGCAACGTACAAATTACAGACATTGAGCAACTTAAGCGTAAAGTACTTGATAAAATGATTATGGAAAAGTTGCAATTACAGCGCATCAAAGCGCATGGCATCCAAGTTCAAGATGAAGAAGTGCTTGGTCAAATCCAACAAATAGCAAAACGTAACAACCTAACGGTTTTAGAGCTTCGTGACCGCCTAAATTTATCCGAGCCAGATGGTTTCAAACATTTTCGTCAGCGCATTCGTCAACAGATGCTATTCCAAAAACTTCGACAAGTTGAAGTCCTAGACCAAACACAAGTTACTGAAGATGAAATCAACAGCTACCTACAACGCCAAAGCTTAATTCAAAATAACTTTGAATATCATGTTGGTCATATCATGGTGAATTTACCTGACTCTGCAACGCCAGAACAACGTGACAAAGCAAAGCAAAAAGCAGAAGCAATCCTTGAACGATTACAAGATGGAGAAGATTTCAGTCAAGTTGCCGTACGCTACTCAGAAGGCAGTAAAGCACTTAATGGCGGTGACCTAGGCTGGCTCACAACTGATCAAATCCCAACTTTCTTTACCAATACTGTCGAGTCTTTAAAAGTTGGACAACTCAGTAACATTATCCACAGCCCAGTTGGTTACCACATTATCAAGCTGCTTGGAAAACGAGATAAAGGCAGCAAATTGGTAGAACAATACCATCTCTATCGCTTTATCCTTTTATCAGATAATGCCAAAAAGCAATCCAATCCACCCAAAGCATTAATAGAATTGGCTAAGAACATCAAGTCTCTTGAAGACTTCAAGAAATTGAATAAAAAATATTCCGATATCCCAGCTTCTGTAAATGCTCATGGCAACCTGGGATGGCAAACTACCCAACAAATGCCACTCGAATATGCCAAAGCGATCTCTGATGTACCCCCTAAGCATGCGGCTATCCCTTTTGCTACCGAAAAAGGTTGGGTTATTTTGTTTGTAGATGGTAAGCGCTTGCAAGATATGAATGCCGCAGGAAAACGTAAACAAGCCGAAGAAACATTACGCTTGAAAAAAGCAAATGAAGCCTATGAGATTTGGTTACGTCGCCTGAAAGATGATGCTGTAATCAACATCAACCTTGGCAAACAAAACGACCTCGATAGTGAAAAAATGGATGATAAGTAA
- a CDS encoding LPS-assembly protein LptD, with product MSIHLRSLVQTSLIFFVLGSGIFSTAQASATEQKQQDSQDKCATSAQDSCKPDWIATPRAIPGPSTQNNASADELIQTTPNNYRLLGNVVIERPGSILISDQAKFNRLKQTAHAFGQVELHRSDLILTGTSAILNQNAKTAIFDNSQYQFTASRAHGTAKKVSLDQQDRLANLDDANYTTCKGVVFQDRDQKSSPTKKYDWELDFSHLKIDDAKRRIYGKNAVLYFKSVPMFYTPYINFPMDNRASGFLFPTFGTHQSITQTTPESYLSVPYYFNLAPNYDDTLTITQMEKRGTVLGNEFRYLEPNHSATLTTHWLRDQITNNSGTLQQTTPIADRWDAQLTANQHWAPGLNSDILWREVSDENFYADIPVDTTLDTVTTTERHINLNYQNQNFSSHISMLNYLRLRQNAPYNYEKKPEIGMSYLHNFEQGGLKNFSTNIIAEATDFQVASALAQKPEAKRTYLSPSIDYTLTKPYGHIKAEVVANKVHYTMKNNGFNNTGANEHDITIPQYALNGGLKFERNLNLDSHSLIQTLEPKIQYLFVPYQDQSNIPVFDTGVHSLDFSNLFSYNRFSGYDRIGDTQQVSAALTTRFLTSDGTPIAQAGLGQIFYLDDRKVQLSGNAIDTNRTSDYYLNLGFTASKFTFASTSQYSRQNFELTNANSRLKLDLSPKFKLLVTNTVTNNNRPGEQENLAAGFNWRMNDKWTLGSYWNHDFTAGLNTEINSALRYDSCCWASELSLKEAQLGNGLYNYSIQYLIELKGLSSVGTSFSKYLTNKLDF from the coding sequence ATGTCAATTCATCTTCGTTCTCTTGTACAAACAAGTTTAATTTTTTTTGTCTTAGGGAGTGGTATTTTCTCTACCGCTCAAGCTAGTGCGACAGAACAAAAACAACAAGACTCACAAGATAAGTGTGCCACATCCGCACAAGACTCATGTAAACCTGACTGGATAGCTACGCCACGAGCTATACCAGGTCCTAGCACGCAAAACAACGCCAGCGCCGATGAATTAATACAGACTACACCAAACAATTACAGGCTCTTAGGAAACGTTGTCATTGAGCGTCCTGGTAGCATCCTTATATCAGATCAAGCAAAATTTAATCGTTTAAAACAAACAGCCCATGCATTTGGGCAGGTTGAGTTACATCGCAGTGACCTAATTTTAACTGGAACCTCTGCAATACTTAACCAAAATGCCAAAACAGCTATATTCGATAACTCGCAATACCAATTCACAGCAAGTCGTGCACATGGTACTGCAAAGAAAGTATCTCTCGACCAACAAGACCGTCTAGCAAATTTAGATGATGCCAACTATACCACCTGTAAAGGCGTGGTTTTTCAGGATAGAGACCAAAAATCATCACCCACTAAAAAATACGACTGGGAACTGGATTTCAGCCATCTAAAAATAGACGATGCAAAACGCCGTATTTATGGCAAGAATGCCGTATTGTATTTTAAATCCGTTCCTATGTTTTATACCCCTTACATCAACTTTCCAATGGATAATCGCGCAAGCGGTTTTCTATTTCCAACCTTTGGAACACATCAATCGATAACACAAACCACACCGGAATCTTATTTATCAGTTCCTTACTACTTTAACCTAGCGCCCAACTACGATGACACGCTAACCATTACCCAAATGGAAAAACGCGGTACCGTTTTAGGCAATGAATTCCGCTACTTAGAACCAAATCATAGTGCGACGTTAACAACCCATTGGTTAAGAGATCAAATCACAAATAACAGCGGAACACTTCAACAGACCACACCTATCGCTGACCGCTGGGACGCTCAACTCACAGCTAACCAACACTGGGCACCAGGTCTCAATAGTGATATTTTGTGGCGTGAAGTGTCTGATGAAAACTTCTATGCTGACATTCCGGTGGATACCACTTTAGATACCGTTACCACCACTGAAAGGCACATTAACCTTAACTATCAAAATCAAAACTTTTCATCCCATATTTCTATGCTCAACTATTTGCGTTTGCGACAAAATGCGCCTTATAACTATGAGAAAAAACCCGAAATAGGTATGAGTTATTTACATAATTTTGAACAAGGTGGGTTAAAAAACTTCAGTACCAACATTATTGCCGAAGCAACCGACTTTCAGGTGGCATCAGCACTTGCGCAAAAACCAGAAGCCAAACGAACTTATTTATCTCCGAGCATCGACTACACACTAACGAAACCTTATGGACATATAAAAGCAGAAGTCGTTGCTAACAAGGTGCACTATACGATGAAAAATAATGGCTTCAATAATACAGGAGCCAATGAACATGATATTACCATTCCTCAATACGCCCTTAATGGCGGTCTAAAATTTGAACGAAATCTGAACCTAGACTCACATAGCTTGATACAAACACTAGAACCTAAAATTCAATATCTATTTGTGCCTTATCAAGATCAAAGCAATATTCCTGTTTTTGATACTGGCGTTCATAGCTTGGATTTCAGCAATCTGTTTTCATACAATCGTTTTTCAGGTTATGACCGCATTGGCGATACACAGCAAGTTTCCGCAGCGCTAACAACACGATTTTTAACTTCGGACGGCACACCCATTGCCCAAGCTGGTTTAGGACAGATTTTTTATTTAGACGACCGGAAAGTACAACTCAGCGGCAATGCAATTGACACCAACCGTACTTCTGACTACTACCTTAACCTCGGATTTACTGCATCTAAATTTACCTTTGCTTCAACCAGCCAATATTCCAGACAAAACTTCGAGCTTACCAACGCCAACAGCCGATTAAAACTGGACTTATCACCTAAGTTTAAACTCTTGGTAACCAATACAGTGACAAACAATAACCGACCCGGCGAACAAGAAAATCTCGCTGCTGGATTTAACTGGCGAATGAACGACAAATGGACACTCGGCAGCTACTGGAACCATGACTTCACAGCAGGCCTCAATACAGAAATTAACTCAGCCTTACGCTATGATAGTTGCTGCTGGGCAAGCGAACTCTCACTTAAAGAAGCACAATTAGGAAATGGCTTGTATAATTACAGCATCCAATACCTGATTGAGCTTAAAGGGCTCAGCTCTGTGGGGACCTCTTTTTCAAAATACTTAACCAATAAACTAGATTTCTAA
- a CDS encoding aminoglycoside phosphotransferase family protein, whose translation MTQRFDNLQSWLEQLDSFTQDIFTTPEPASNDASFRRYFRTQLKHSIGEYSQGQTFIVMDAPPQHEDCRPFIKVSQEMTAMGVNVPRVIEQNLEQGFLLLTDLGADTYASKLNESTADYLYRDAMRALIKLQSLSEPYVNGLPSYDGPLLATEMSLFSDWLCEKHLGLHMSKLEKIEWQDTQDVLIQSALQQPRTYVHRDYHSRNLMVLAKGNPGVLDFQDAVHGPLTYDAVSLFRDCYVRWPAEQVKEWIREYFLRLVELRLLSRDEWKPFVKSIDLMGIQRHLKASGIFARLYHRDGKDGYLADIPNTLNYIVEVGREYPEMRFVANLVEEKLLPTLIEVNKAV comes from the coding sequence ATGACACAACGATTTGATAACCTACAGAGCTGGCTTGAGCAGCTTGATTCCTTTACTCAAGACATTTTTACCACTCCAGAACCTGCTTCTAATGATGCCAGTTTTAGGCGTTATTTTCGCACGCAGTTAAAGCACTCTATTGGTGAATACTCACAAGGACAAACTTTTATTGTTATGGATGCGCCACCTCAGCATGAGGATTGTCGTCCTTTTATTAAAGTTTCTCAGGAAATGACTGCGATGGGGGTGAATGTTCCAAGAGTGATTGAGCAGAATCTTGAGCAAGGTTTTTTGTTGTTGACTGATTTGGGTGCGGATACTTATGCATCTAAATTAAATGAATCAACAGCGGACTATCTTTATCGCGATGCGATGCGGGCTTTGATTAAGTTACAAAGTCTGAGTGAACCTTATGTAAATGGGTTGCCATCCTATGATGGTCCGTTATTGGCAACTGAGATGTCTTTGTTTAGTGATTGGCTGTGCGAGAAACATCTTGGTTTGCATATGAGTAAACTCGAGAAAATAGAGTGGCAGGATACGCAGGATGTTTTGATTCAATCTGCTTTACAGCAACCCCGGACTTATGTGCATCGAGATTATCATAGTCGGAATCTTATGGTGTTGGCAAAGGGAAACCCAGGTGTTTTGGATTTTCAGGATGCTGTTCACGGGCCTTTGACCTATGATGCGGTTTCTTTATTTAGAGATTGTTATGTGCGTTGGCCAGCTGAACAAGTCAAAGAGTGGATTCGCGAGTATTTTTTGAGATTGGTTGAGCTTAGATTGCTTTCACGTGATGAATGGAAACCGTTCGTTAAATCGATTGATCTAATGGGAATTCAACGCCATCTGAAAGCATCTGGTATTTTCGCTCGCTTGTATCATCGTGATGGAAAGGATGGTTACTTGGCGGATATCCCCAATACTTTGAACTATATTGTAGAAGTGGGACGAGAGTATCCCGAAATGCGCTTTGTTGCTAACTTGGTTGAAGAAAAACTGTTGCCAACCTTGATAGAAGTCAATAAAGCCGTTTAA